A window of the Caldivirga sp. genome harbors these coding sequences:
- a CDS encoding MFS transporter, translated as MNRNSELRRVHYLLFASFALGFLIWGFISTSGVMTIAYFKDYIPKWLLPASVILGYIFLVLGDSVMGFITDRIGRKRVFIYTMSLYTVGLLGMAASLYVKQVANPLVAFIVFMVSYALAEFGVGGEEPPALAATSELMPSSSRGMMLVLTPNFDNVGAALAAAILYAALVYTGSASVSSIYTMIGSALIVVLVTLLVRLRIPESVKWLESRGRVNEAVEVAKREGLEYALSVDNSVIQVRAPPAWFRALFLSIIGFTQITTYGLMAFTIVYLPSLPFSSNYSLQSLVILLANLGAALAGLVGLVIDKVSRRSFTLFSYLGGLVTMIPIFLIYAALNTPLRASLLIFYTLLFLNMAFSEFEWAVRTMLEPELFPTRVRGTWIGVIRLISYGVFIVLSYYLLSTLNTYQYLLTNLILYAIGAAAAVAWFIYGIETRGISIGVLDNMMSK; from the coding sequence ATGGGGTTTTATATCAACTAGTGGTGTAATGACAATAGCCTACTTTAAGGACTACATACCTAAGTGGCTCCTACCCGCATCAGTAATCTTGGGTTACATATTCCTAGTGCTTGGTGACTCGGTAATGGGTTTCATAACGGACAGGATTGGTAGGAAGAGGGTGTTCATATACACTATGAGCCTTTACACAGTTGGATTACTGGGTATGGCTGCATCACTCTACGTTAAGCAGGTTGCTAATCCTCTGGTAGCCTTCATAGTCTTCATGGTTTCCTATGCCCTAGCCGAATTCGGAGTGGGTGGTGAGGAGCCGCCGGCATTAGCCGCAACCTCAGAGCTTATGCCAAGCAGCAGTAGAGGCATGATGCTGGTTCTTACACCTAACTTCGATAATGTTGGTGCAGCCTTAGCTGCGGCAATACTTTATGCGGCATTAGTCTATACAGGTTCAGCCAGCGTATCATCAATATACACTATGATTGGTTCAGCCCTAATAGTAGTGCTAGTGACCCTGCTAGTTAGGCTACGTATACCTGAATCAGTAAAGTGGCTTGAATCCAGGGGTAGGGTTAATGAGGCTGTTGAGGTGGCTAAGCGGGAGGGGCTTGAATATGCATTAAGCGTAGATAATTCAGTAATACAGGTTAGAGCTCCACCTGCTTGGTTTAGGGCTTTATTCCTCTCAATAATAGGATTCACACAAATAACAACGTACGGCTTAATGGCGTTCACTATAGTTTACCTACCATCATTACCCTTCAGTAGTAACTATAGTCTACAATCATTGGTAATACTGTTGGCTAATCTAGGTGCTGCCTTGGCGGGCTTAGTGGGTTTAGTGATAGATAAGGTTAGTAGGAGATCATTCACGCTTTTCTCATATCTAGGCGGCTTAGTCACCATGATCCCCATATTCTTAATATACGCGGCCCTCAACACGCCGTTAAGAGCATCATTATTGATATTCTACACTTTACTCTTCTTAAACATGGCCTTCAGTGAATTTGAATGGGCTGTTAGGACCATGCTTGAGCCTGAATTATTCCCGACTAGGGTTAGGGGGACTTGGATTGGTGTAATTAGGTTAATATCCTACGGGGTATTCATAGTACTGAGCTACTACCTATTAAGCACGTTGAACACGTATCAATACCTCCTCACTAACCTAATACTGTATGCAATAGGAGCTGCGGCGGCAGTGGCCTGGTTCATCTATGGTATTGAAACTAGGGGTATTTCAATAGGTGTCTTGGATAACATGATGAGTAAGTGA
- a CDS encoding phenylalanine--tRNA ligase beta subunit-related protein: MRIFIHSSLSDLELSMAVGVVVGVNNRVNPPELSKIISDVEANVKGSMSIESLKDDELIRLYRNFYWRLGIDPTKQRPAQEALIRRILKGDGLPRINPLVDIGNVASVKYKVPIGLYDLRRIGQVEYIVLRRAADGELFTPLGSPKMELSRNQIVLATNDGRILHVYPYRDSELTKVDEFTSDVLIVVAGIKNVNDNVLLNALSEIEALCESLLNGKVLTHGIVNNSRSLEFNIKA, encoded by the coding sequence ATGCGCATATTCATACATAGTTCACTCAGCGATCTGGAGCTTTCAATGGCTGTTGGCGTAGTTGTGGGCGTTAATAATAGGGTTAATCCCCCTGAGTTAAGTAAAATAATTAGTGATGTGGAGGCTAACGTGAAGGGGTCAATGAGCATTGAATCCTTGAAGGATGATGAGTTAATAAGGCTTTACAGGAACTTCTACTGGAGACTTGGCATAGATCCCACTAAGCAGAGGCCCGCCCAGGAGGCGTTAATTAGAAGAATACTTAAGGGTGATGGTTTGCCAAGGATTAATCCACTTGTTGACATAGGTAATGTAGCTAGTGTTAAGTATAAGGTTCCAATTGGCTTATATGACCTTAGGAGGATTGGGCAGGTTGAATATATTGTGTTGAGGAGGGCTGCTGATGGTGAATTATTCACACCCCTTGGGTCACCTAAAATGGAGTTATCTAGGAATCAAATAGTGTTAGCAACTAATGATGGTAGGATACTTCACGTTTACCCATATAGGGACTCAGAATTAACTAAGGTTGATGAATTCACAAGCGACGTATTAATAGTAGTGGCCGGCATAAAGAACGTGAATGATAATGTACTGCTTAATGCATTATCTGAGATTGAGGCCTTATGCGAATCACTACTCAATGGTAAAGTCCTAACCCATGGTATAGTTAATAACAGTAGATCACTGGAGTTTAATATTAAGGCTTAA
- a CDS encoding GMP synthase has product MFTPEEFIRVITGEIRKLNVKCAVAAVSGGVDSTTSAVVARLALGDKLIPVLFDTGFMRLNETSEIINSLTGLLPIRLIDVKEEFYRAMINMSDAEEKRLTFRSTFYNVLSRVVKDNDCDWVIQGTIAPDWIETTGGIKTQHNVLAQLGIETDKVYGFKLLEPLKDLYKDQVRVLARFLKIPSAVTERQPFPGPGLSIRAVGRLTMEKLEVTRWSTRIVEERLSGLGLSQWFAAVWEDNRTTSEELSKRIKDLGSLTVDVFSIKGTGVKGDSREYGSVALVRGKLSSWSDAFNLYSRLTYGTNVTHVIYELASKGASGGYFAAIRAVVTDDYMTANVPMLSESLLSSIADELMSNKLINAVGFDVTPKPPATIEFE; this is encoded by the coding sequence GTGTTCACCCCAGAAGAGTTTATAAGGGTCATTACGGGGGAAATAAGGAAACTTAATGTAAAATGTGCAGTTGCTGCAGTGAGCGGTGGCGTAGATAGTACCACAAGCGCTGTGGTCGCTAGGTTAGCCCTCGGTGATAAGTTAATCCCAGTATTGTTTGACACAGGATTCATGAGACTTAACGAAACCAGTGAAATAATTAATAGCCTAACTGGTCTACTACCGATAAGGCTTATTGACGTTAAAGAGGAGTTTTACAGGGCAATGATCAACATGAGTGATGCAGAGGAGAAGAGGCTCACATTTAGGAGTACATTCTATAACGTATTATCAAGGGTGGTTAAGGATAATGACTGTGACTGGGTTATTCAAGGTACAATAGCCCCTGATTGGATAGAGACTACAGGCGGCATAAAGACCCAGCATAATGTCCTCGCCCAGTTGGGTATTGAAACTGATAAGGTTTACGGCTTCAAGTTACTGGAGCCACTTAAGGATCTTTATAAGGATCAGGTCAGGGTACTTGCGAGATTCCTTAAGATACCGAGTGCAGTAACCGAGAGGCAACCTTTCCCTGGCCCAGGCTTAAGCATAAGGGCAGTGGGTAGGTTAACCATGGAGAAGCTTGAGGTTACTAGGTGGTCAACGAGGATAGTTGAGGAGAGGCTCAGTGGCTTGGGCTTAAGCCAATGGTTCGCGGCAGTCTGGGAGGATAATAGGACTACTAGTGAGGAGTTAAGCAAGAGGATTAAGGACTTGGGTAGCTTAACAGTGGACGTATTTAGTATTAAGGGTACTGGCGTTAAGGGTGATTCAAGGGAGTACGGTAGCGTTGCGTTAGTTAGGGGTAAGTTGAGTAGCTGGAGTGATGCCTTTAATCTATACAGTAGGTTAACCTACGGCACCAATGTAACTCATGTGATTTACGAATTAGCCAGCAAGGGGGCTAGTGGTGGGTACTTTGCTGCAATAAGGGCAGTGGTGACTGATGACTACATGACAGCTAATGTACCCATGCTTAGTGAATCATTACTAAGTAGTATAGCTGATGAATTAATGAGTAATAAGCTAATTAATGCTGTTGGATTCGATGTAACCCCTAAGCCACCGGCCACAATAGAGTTTGAGTAA
- a CDS encoding type II/IV secretion system ATPase subunit, with the protein MSSVSLGFERMIDIKGQYRLIERYPVNEPYAYVNIMENTETGSIMYYVDEVTLTTSEKRVYGDLLRIIMSELPPPEKIGDANSVRQFLANKVRELIRKYRRYLKLSLSAQSTLAYYLERDLLGFGPIDPLMRDENIEDISADGVGKPIYVYHKDYESIPTNIVPLSDEAIDDLVVKLIHMADRHVSVATPIVDAQLPDGSRIAVTYRREVSPSGSTFTIRKFRSSPFTFTELVANGMINPEIAGYFWTMMDYHKSFMVVGVTGAGKTTFLNAMATFIRPNMKIITVEEVPEVKLPHQNWIRLVPRLSFGPQKTSEITMFDLVKATLRMRPDYLIVGEVRGEEAYVLFQAVSTGHGGISTMHAENFDAAKNRLMSPPMNIPAAYIPSMNIFVMIRRIRMIKDGRERVVRRVIEIGEPILDNGDIKFITVFRWNPVLDKHESYLDKSILVRDIAEERGVKPSDVIEDIRIRASIVRWMIDNGIKEFNNVARMVELYYNRPEQVLSMVKEKVTP; encoded by the coding sequence ATGTCTAGTGTTAGTTTAGGTTTTGAGAGAATGATCGACATTAAGGGGCAGTATAGGTTAATTGAAAGGTACCCTGTTAATGAGCCTTACGCCTACGTTAACATAATGGAGAACACTGAGACTGGTTCAATAATGTACTATGTTGATGAGGTTACATTAACGACAAGTGAGAAGAGAGTTTACGGTGACTTACTTAGAATAATAATGAGTGAATTACCACCACCTGAGAAGATAGGTGACGCGAACTCCGTTAGGCAGTTCTTAGCTAATAAGGTTAGGGAACTAATACGTAAGTATAGGAGGTACCTTAAGCTCTCCCTCAGTGCTCAGTCAACGTTAGCCTACTATCTTGAACGTGACTTATTGGGCTTCGGCCCAATTGACCCACTTATGAGGGATGAAAATATTGAGGATATTTCAGCTGATGGGGTTGGGAAGCCAATATATGTTTACCATAAGGATTACGAGAGCATACCCACTAACATAGTGCCTTTAAGTGATGAGGCTATTGATGACTTAGTTGTTAAGTTAATACACATGGCTGATAGGCATGTGTCAGTTGCAACACCAATAGTCGATGCTCAGCTTCCAGATGGTTCAAGGATTGCAGTAACCTATAGGCGTGAGGTTTCACCCAGTGGTTCAACTTTCACCATAAGGAAGTTCAGGTCAAGCCCATTCACGTTCACTGAATTAGTCGCTAACGGTATGATTAACCCTGAGATAGCTGGTTACTTCTGGACAATGATGGATTACCATAAGTCATTCATGGTGGTGGGAGTGACTGGTGCTGGTAAGACAACGTTCCTGAACGCTATGGCAACCTTCATTAGACCCAACATGAAGATAATAACTGTTGAGGAAGTACCTGAGGTAAAATTACCCCACCAGAATTGGATTAGGCTGGTTCCAAGGCTCTCCTTCGGTCCCCAGAAGACCTCTGAAATAACAATGTTTGACCTAGTTAAGGCAACCTTAAGGATGAGGCCCGACTACCTAATAGTTGGTGAGGTTAGGGGTGAGGAGGCCTACGTGCTTTTCCAAGCGGTCTCCACGGGCCACGGTGGCATATCAACAATGCACGCTGAGAACTTTGATGCTGCTAAGAACAGGTTGATGAGTCCACCAATGAATATACCTGCAGCCTACATACCGTCAATGAACATATTCGTAATGATTAGGAGGATAAGGATGATTAAGGATGGGCGTGAGAGGGTTGTGAGGAGGGTTATTGAAATCGGCGAACCCATACTGGATAACGGAGATATCAAGTTCATAACCGTATTCAGGTGGAACCCCGTACTTGATAAGCATGAATCATACCTTGATAAGAGTATTCTAGTTAGGGATATTGCTGAGGAGAGGGGTGTTAAGCCAAGCGATGTAATTGAGGATATTAGGATTAGGGCTTCCATAGTCAGGTGGATGATTGACAACGGTATTAAGGAGTTCAATAATGTTGCGAGAATGGTGGAACTATACTACAATAGGCCTGAGCAGGTATTATCAATGGTTAAGGAGAAGGTCACCCCATAA
- a CDS encoding gamma-glutamyl-gamma-aminobutyrate hydrolase family protein (Members of this family of hydrolases with an active site Cys residue belong to MEROPS family C26.): protein MGIIGVVNFGGQYNHLIKRRLEDSGFQAKFINPNEPIQVLSRELNCLIISGGSWNIPADIPKLGNAPQYVLEFPGPVLGICLGHQLIAYEFGGVLGSKTPEFGGVRIHVDDEDTILKGVGVEFTAWESHNISVDKEPSGFMVLAHSSTVRVQAMANPRISRYSVQFHPEVKHTEFGDVILRNFAKLCS, encoded by the coding sequence ATGGGCATCATAGGTGTCGTTAACTTTGGTGGCCAATATAATCACTTAATTAAACGTAGGCTAGAGGATTCGGGCTTTCAAGCAAAGTTCATTAACCCCAATGAGCCAATCCAAGTCCTTTCAAGGGAACTCAATTGCCTAATAATCAGCGGCGGGTCATGGAACATTCCAGCTGATATACCTAAGTTAGGTAATGCGCCTCAATACGTCCTAGAATTCCCAGGACCAGTATTAGGCATATGCCTAGGCCATCAGTTAATTGCGTATGAGTTCGGTGGCGTATTAGGCAGTAAGACACCTGAGTTTGGGGGTGTGAGGATACATGTTGATGATGAGGATACTATACTGAAGGGTGTGGGTGTAGAGTTCACTGCCTGGGAAAGCCACAACATAAGTGTTGATAAGGAACCCAGTGGTTTCATGGTGCTTGCCCACAGCAGTACAGTTAGAGTTCAAGCCATGGCTAATCCAAGGATAAGTAGGTATAGTGTTCAATTCCACCCTGAGGTTAAACACACGGAGTTCGGTGATGTTATCCTAAGGAACTTCGCCAAGTTATGCTCATAA